GGCGGCAAGTTTGTCTTTGAATCGGATGCCTTGAAATACGGCGTAAATGTATCGGTCTGTTATTTTTACATCGCTGAATCCCATAATGCCGGTTGGAACGCCTGAACCATCCTGGGCTGTTTGAAATACCGGTTCTCCACCGGGACCGTACAATACTTTATGCGTATTGTCTTTTAAATTATAGATTTCGAGAACTTCTCCCAATTGGGTAGCTAATGCCAGAATCCCGTTGTTGGGGTTGTAGTCTATGAAACTTCGCCAAGCCTGTGCTAAGGCAGGGCGTGAAGTTTCTTCGTTAATAGTTTCGCAGGGTATTTCTCCGGTGCTTTGGGTGGGTTTGCCACTGTTGTCTACTTCCCAAAAACGATACTCCCCGAGGTAGTCGGGAATAAAAAAGCCCGATTTCATCGCACGAAAGTCCAGCGAACGGACCAGTTTCTTGTCTAATTTAATCTCCTCTACCCGTTCCGCTGAATGGGTAGAAGGAGATATTCTCCAACGCGAAATCTCCATTTTGTTAGCGTCGAGCGCCCACAAAGAGTCCGAAGAGTTGAATTGGATGTTTGCTACTAAAAGTATCTCCCCCGGAGCTTGGCCACGTTTGCCGAATGAGGCAATGTGCTTCCACTCCGGATAGGTAAAGGCATGCAAATAGTGATCCGCATTATGCAGATCCATGACTACTGCGATACTATCCCTGACCGTTACCCGGAGCGGATAACGGAACAGGATAGTATCCAGGTTAATAACCTGTGCACTGAGTGCCTTGGTTTTGGGAAAGTCCGAGTATCTTGGAAAGTGCGAATCCGGGGAACTCGTACAGGCAACCAGGCTGCTAATACCTATTAATATGTAAAGGAGATATTTCATGAATTACTCAAGTTTTAAGCCTTCGATTTTCATTTCTACCCAATCTCCGTAACAGTCAACAGAACCATAACCATAACAAATGACTCCATTCCCACCTTCACCGGCAGCTAATGCTTCGATATTTTCTAAAGCTAAAGAAGACAATTCGTTCTTTTGATTGTTCCAAAAATAAATGCCAGCAACCAGGCAAAGAAAAAATCCTACTAATTTTAATCTGTTTTTCATATTCGTTTTTTTTGTTGCGGCAAATATAGGGAGGCTTTTTAGGATAAACTCCTATATTTCTCTTATATTCTTCTTATATTTTCCTTATATAAGGCATTTTTCTTATTTTTGACAGAAAAAAATCACGAAAATGAAAAATCGTTTGTTGTATTGGTTAATTGGGATTTGGGCGATTTTACTTATAGTCATAGTTGGAGGGTATGGATATTCTTGTATTTCTCAAAGTAAGATGGCTGAAATTTGGAAACAAGCTTTGCAGGAAGATTGTGAGAATAGAATGAGAGAAGTCAATGCAATTAAGATACATAAATTTTCTTCCGATACCCTTTCTGATGTTAAAATAAAGACAGAAAGGCAGACTTTGCAGATAAGAAAGAAGGGGTCTGAATCTTTGAATACCGAAGAAAAGAATTTTATTGCCGATCAAAGTTACTTGTCGATAAAAAATCCTGTAATAATAGAGAAGTTAGACAGCCTTTTCCGAATGCGTTTGGAAGAGAACGGCTTTCTTTTTGAAACAGCCGTGTTGTTTCGCAATGAAACGACGGGGCAAAATAGTTTGTATAGTCGGGCAAATGAAGAATCTCTACATTCGTATTTACGGCTGCCATGTAAAATTAATTTTCAAGGAACTCTTTTCTTGGTTGGGTATGTGAAGGGAAGTTGGTTGGAAAATTGGTTGTGGGGAAGTGTTTATTACATTGTTCTTTCTTTGCTGTTTGTGGTATTGGGAGGAGTATTGTCTTTAGTTCTATGGAAAAGAAGAAAAAAAAATGTGCCAGATAAACTAATTGAACAGAAGGATGTGAAATCGATAGATAAGGATACGCAACCAACCTCAACACTCAATGAACAATCAATTGGTCATGTTATTACTTTAGATGAGAAGAAAAATGTTGTGGTGTTTGATGATAAGGAAATCCAACTCACTCCGAAAGTATTCGGCTTGTTTTATCAGTTGTCACAGGGTAAAGGTTATTTTCAATCATATGAGTTTTTACTAAAAAAACTTTGGGTAGAAGAAGAGAATACAGATAAAAAGAATCTGGAACAACTTGTGAATCGTTTGCGAAAAGACTTGAAAGATATTTCTTGTCTGAACATTGATACCGTACGGGGGAGCGGTTATCAGATTACAGCAGAAAATGATCTGAAAATCGTTTTAATTGTCCCCTGACACCACCGAACATGGTACTCCATGCAGTCTTTATATTCACCCTTCAATAAATGCGGCCTATACTCCTTAGGGGGATTTTTTTCACTTACTCAGCTCCTCCATTAAGCTTTCTACGCTGTCAAACGTTTCTTTATTCTTGCCGTGCGTGCTTCTTTTATAGCTGCAATCGCTTCCACATTCGGCTCGGTATACATCGCGTCCATCAAAGTGCTTTCCACGAAATTATTCAGACTTCTGTTTGCTTTTTTTGCCTGTTTCTGTAAAATTTGCAATAAATATATTGTATACCATAAAAAACTTCTCTTGCATTTATTTTGCCATACCTGGAATGAGGAGCTATGCCCACCGGATTTTACCGGTATGCGGATAGACCGATTTCCAGATAAACCAGGGTTTCCCCACATGGGGACAAAATCAATCGTGACGGGCATTCCGAGTGCGGACATCATGTGTGCGTTGAATTGTGTCTGTATGTCGCAAGTAGCCCTTTTTATCCGTTCATAGCTGGCTATGTTGCATATAGGCATGGAGGCGGCATAACCGACGCTGTTCATGATTGAATCATATGTAAAATGTAGGGAATCCGTAATCACCCTGAAATCTTTTCCTGCATGACTGAATATCCCATGATGGCGATTGTAAAAAATTTCGCGGTTATTGTCCGGACAAAACTTGTCGCTGAAGCGATAGGGCAATATATGCTTGCAGAACACCTCAAACGGAGCATCTTTAGAATAAGCATTCTCT
This is a stretch of genomic DNA from Parabacteroides chongii. It encodes these proteins:
- a CDS encoding BF3164 family lipoprotein — its product is MKYLLYILIGISSLVACTSSPDSHFPRYSDFPKTKALSAQVINLDTILFRYPLRVTVRDSIAVVMDLHNADHYLHAFTYPEWKHIASFGKRGQAPGEILLVANIQFNSSDSLWALDANKMEISRWRISPSTHSAERVEEIKLDKKLVRSLDFRAMKSGFFIPDYLGEYRFWEVDNSGKPTQSTGEIPCETINEETSRPALAQAWRSFIDYNPNNGILALATQLGEVLEIYNLKDNTHKVLYGPGGEPVFQTAQDGSGVPTGIMGFSDVKITDRYIYAVFQGIRFKDKLAAYQRGEKPEDGGRFIYVFDLEGNPVQKYTLDHAIYGIDINEETKTIVATEVKSDDPIIEFKM
- a CDS encoding NVEALA domain-containing protein — its product is MKNRLKLVGFFLCLVAGIYFWNNQKNELSSLALENIEALAAGEGGNGVICYGYGSVDCYGDWVEMKIEGLKLE
- a CDS encoding winged helix-turn-helix domain-containing protein, translating into MKNRLLYWLIGIWAILLIVIVGGYGYSCISQSKMAEIWKQALQEDCENRMREVNAIKIHKFSSDTLSDVKIKTERQTLQIRKKGSESLNTEEKNFIADQSYLSIKNPVIIEKLDSLFRMRLEENGFLFETAVLFRNETTGQNSLYSRANEESLHSYLRLPCKINFQGTLFLVGYVKGSWLENWLWGSVYYIVLSLLFVVLGGVLSLVLWKRRKKNVPDKLIEQKDVKSIDKDTQPTSTLNEQSIGHVITLDEKKNVVVFDDKEIQLTPKVFGLFYQLSQGKGYFQSYEFLLKKLWVEEENTDKKNLEQLVNRLRKDLKDISCLNIDTVRGSGYQITAENDLKIVLIVP